In the genome of Hydractinia symbiolongicarpus strain clone_291-10 chromosome 5, HSymV2.1, whole genome shotgun sequence, one region contains:
- the LOC130646116 gene encoding uncharacterized protein LOC130646116, giving the protein MSSALENFPTYNKAMSFFRNAISKLYSAVSAPVAATRDALAERLQSVRETASLLCHKAKERLGYGQALRKTVEDAAVEEEQVEEVDHSAVETEGGFDGNYRHFRSEGTPEGQLVSIEQYLDQQKQHVEKVITDLQNTRQNWKIQLNLMVEFVHKENPSDKFTKPIWSEAVTIMEGSDIEELIEEMYKSLLKRFEMTSEKLKKSDYIFKRITEMTFHCHMIDLMRGRSWFKTPEWLQKKHCIINPKNEDEQCFKWAVIAALHHNEIKNDPRRISKLEPFVEQYNWSGIEFPTPNTHWKKFERQNPNVALNVYFSEEDFQVRQAYVSKHNTTLKKVADVLIIQEGGKKHYVAIKRYSALMRGLSSRHRGDHYCRNCMHGFRSQETRDNHMKVCMDHDFCEIIMPKEGTVLKHEDGQKSLRMPFVIYADTECILEPVQGCDGDPEKSHTRDVSKHVASGYAFITKFAHGEVEESSDCYRGKDCMEMFCKGLRDQVNRAIRHPQKKMIPLTHEEKEAHKSAKRCFICNGLFKKNNKDITMRKVRDHCHYTGQYRGAAHSSCNLKYRIPNEIPVVMHNRSRYDDHIIIKQLARESKSHEFECLGENSEKYISFSIKQSVTFQGKDDEPLKQIKKNKKTNQMKEVEFSTTCKIKFIDSCRFMQSSLSSLVDNLAGTNSESVSCSDCKSNMELIEIDSEYKAQFKCQNCYRSYKTVELNEHSMKQKFSNTFKHARGNDEHFRLLLRKGVYPYEYMDAWERFEETALPPKAQFYSSLNLENITENDYKHAQKVWRAFNIKNLGEYHDLYVMSDTLLLADVFENFRDTCQNIYELDPAYFYTAPGLAWQTALKVTGQVLELLSDIDMLLMVEKGLRGGICQAIKRQVFDINLLISYLLYIDANNLYGGAMSQKLPTHGFKWREDLENFTQAFIENYKNGDDGYFLEVDVHYPKKLHKLHNDLPFLPEKMRLNNDCEKLTCNVFDKEKYVLHIRKLQQVLQHGLVLTKVHRVIEFKQSAWLKPYIDMNTKLRKDAKNDFEKDFFKLMNNIVFGKTMENVRKHRDIKLVTTEWRRKKLASAPNYHSTSRFDKKFVAMEMNKVKVVMNKPVYLGLSILDLSKLTMYEFHYDYIKPKFGAGAELCYMDTDSFVYHIKTDDVYKDIAGDVESRFDTSN; this is encoded by the coding sequence atgtccagTGCGTTAGAAAATTTTCCAACATATAATAAAGCAATGAGTTTCTTTAGAAATGCaattagtaaattatatagcgctgtctcagcgccagtagcagcaacACGCGATGCACTCGCAGAGAGACTGCAGAGTGTGCGTGAAACTGCTTCTTTATTATGCCACAAGGCTAAGGAGAGGCTTGGTTACGGTCAAGCCTTGAGGAAGACTGTCGAAGACGCTGCTGTGGAAGAAGAACAAGTGGAAGAAGTGGATCACAGTGCTGTTGAAACGGAAGGTGGATTTGATGGTAATTATCGACATTTCCGAAGTGAAGGAACACCAGAAGGTCAACTGGTGAGTATTGAACAGTACCTGGATCAACAGAAACAACATGTGGAGAAAGTCATCACAGACTTGCAAAACACTAGACAGAATTGGAAGATTCAACTGAATCTCATGGTGGAGTTTGTGCACAAGGAAAATCCTTCCGACAAGTTCACAAAACCAATATGGAGTGAGGCTGTCACAATTATGGAAGGAAGTGACATCGAAGAATTGATCGAAGAGATGTATAAAAGCCTGCTAAAACGCTTTGAAATGACATCGGAGAAACTCAAAAAAAGCGACTACATCTTCAAGCGAATCACGGAAATGACGTTTCACTGCCACATGATTGACCTTATGAGAGGTAGATCATGGTTCAAGACACCCGAATGGCTGCAAAAAAAGCACTGCATCATCAATCCCAAAAATGAAGACGAGCAgtgcttcaaatgggccgtCATTGCAGCACTGCACCACAACGAAATCAAAAACGATCCTCGACGCATCTCGAAGCTCGAACCGTTTGTTGAACAGTACAATTGGAGTGGCATCGAGTTCCCAACTCCCAACACACACTGGAAAAAGTTTGAAAGGCAAAACCCCAACGTGGCGCTGAATGTCTACTTTTCTGAAGAAGATTTTCAGGTCAGACAGGCATATGTTTCGAAACACAACACGACACTTAAAAAAGTGGCAGATGTGCTAATCATTCAAGAAGGAGGGAAAAAGCACTACGTTGCCATTAAAAGATACTCTGCGCTCATGCGCGGTTTATCATCTAGACATCGAGGTGATCACTACTGTCGAAACTGCATGCACGGATTCCGCAGTCAAGAGACACGAGACAATCACATGAAAGTGTGCATGGACCATGATTTTTGCGAGATTATCATGCCTAAAGAAGGAACAGTACTCAAACACGAAGATGGGCAAAAGTCGCTCAGAATGCCATTTGTCATCTATGCAGACACAGAATGTATCTTGGAACCTGTTCAAGGTTGTGATGGAGACCCTGAAAAATCACACACCAGAGACGTCAGCAAGCATGTGGCTTCAGGATATGCCTTCATAACCAAATTTGCACATGGAGAAGTAGAAGAATCATCCGACTGCTATCGTGGAAAAGACTGCATGGAAATGTTTTGCAAGGGACTGAGAGATCAAGTCAATAGAGCTATCAGACATCCACAGAAGAAGATGATCCCGTTGACACACGAAGAGAAAGAAGCCCACAAGTCTGCAAAAAGATGCTTCATTTGCAATGGGCTTTTCAAGAAGAACAACAAAGACATCACAATGCGCAAAGTTCGAGATCACTGTCACTACACTGGTCAGTATCGAGGAGCTGCACACAGTTCGTGCAACCTAAAATATCGCATCCCCAACGAGATTCCGGTGGTCATGCACAATCGCTCACGGTATGACGATCACATCATCATCAAGCAACTGGCCAGGGAATCCAAAAGCCACGAGTTTGAATGTCTGGGTGAAAACAGCGAAAAATACATCAGCTTCTCCATCAAGCAATCCGTCACATTTCAAGGAAAAGACGACGAACCGCTGAAGCAGAtaaagaagaacaagaaaaccAACCAAATGAAAGAAGTGGAATTCAGCACGACCTGCAAAATCAAGTTTATCGACAGCTGCAGGTTCATGCAAAGCTCATTGTCAAGCCTTGTGGATAATTTAGCTGGAACCAACAGTGAAAGTGTCAGCTGCAGCGACTGCAAATCAAACATGGAACTCATCGAGATTGACTCAGAGTACAAGGCGCAATTCAAGTGTCAAAACTGTTACCGCTCTTATAAGACGGTGGAACTGAATGAGCATTCTATGAAGCAGAaattttccaacacattcaagcATGCAAGGGGCAATGACGAGCACTTTAGACTTTTGCTGCGTAAGGGTGTTTACCCCTACGAATACATGGATGCGTGGGAGCGTTTTGAAGAGACAGCACTTCCTCCAAAAGCACAATtttacagcagcttgaaccttGAAAACATCACCGAAAACGACTACAAGCATGCTCAAAAGGTGTGGAGGGCTTTCAACATTAAAAACCTTGGGGAGTACCACGATCTCTACGTGATGAGCGACACGCTTCTTTTAGCagacgtttttgaaaattttcgagACACTTGTCAAAACATCTACGAGCTTGATCCAGCGTATTTTTACACTGCTCCAGGCCTCGCATGGCAAACAGCTCTAAAAGTGACGGGTCAGGTGCTCGAGCTTCTCTCAGACATCGACATGCTACTGATGGTTGAAAAGGGGCTCAGGGGTGGTATTTGCCAAGCAATCAAGCGCCAAGTGTTTGATATCAACCTGTTGATCTCGTATCTGCTGTACATCGATGCCAACAATCTGTACGGAGGTGCCATGTCACAAAAGCTGCCAACACACGGCTTTAAGTGGCGTGAAGACCTCGAAAATTTTACTCAAGCTTTtatagaaaattataaaaatggagATGATGGCTATTTTCTTGAAGTGGATGTCCACTACCCGAAAAAGCTGCACAAACTCCACAACGACCTTCCATTCTTGCCTGAAAAGATGCGTCTGAACAACGACTGTGAAAAGTTGACGTGCAATGTGTTTGACAAGGAAAAATACGTGCTGCACATTCGCAAATTGCAGCAGGTACTGCAGCATGGATTGGTTCTCACCAAGGTGCACCGAGTCATTGAGTTCAAGCAAAGTGCTTGGCTGAAGCCCTACATTGACATGAACACAAAGCTGCGAAAGGATGCCAAAAATGATTTTgagaaagacttttttaagcTGATGAATAATATCGTGTTTGGCAAGACCATGGAGAACGTTCGCAAGCACCGTGACATCAAACTGGTGACAACGGAATGGAGGCGCAAGAAGCTCGCATCAGCTCCAAACTATCACAGCACATCAAGATTTGACAAGAAATTTGTGGCAATGGAAATGAACAAAGTGAAGGTCGTCATGAACAAACCTGTCTACCTCGGCCTCTCCATCTTGGACTTGAGCAAACTCACGATGTACGAGTTTCACTACGACTACATCAAGCCAAAGTTTGGTGCAGGCGcagagctttgctacatggacacAGATAGTTTCGTCTACCACATCAAAACAGACGATGTCTATAAAGATATCGCAGGTGACGTTGAATCAAGGTTTGACACATCGAATTAA